One window from the genome of Erwinia sorbitola encodes:
- a CDS encoding terminase — protein sequence MKPEHLKLLADKDWRLNNLYWITDKEGKPTRFRMTPEQREYFEGIHTRNIILKARQLGFTTEVCIIQLDAALFESAKCALIAHTLNDAKRLFREKVKFAYDRLPEEIKAANPASNDSAGELVFKKGGSLYVSTSFRGGTLRYLHVSEFGKICAKYPDKAREIVTGAFEAVSTGCFATIESTAEGRAGYFFDYCQTAEKAALQGKKLSPLDWKFFFFSWWKNPQYAIDPVEALPPRLVDYFDEMEAKHGVILNERQKAWYFAKEKTLGDDMKREYPTIPAEAFQQSVEGAYYAKQFRWLYTNKRIGTLPDNSHLPVHTFWDIGVGDSTAIWFVREVGEEFHVIDYYENSGEGLRHYMKVLKDRGYEYGEHWGPHDIENREFGSDAKSRKELAREGYEIDGKTYSMTFKVVPKTGVDTGIESVRELLPKCVFDEEKCAEGITHLEGYRKEWDEKRGCWNDKPLHDATSHGADGFRYFAVAKNNHKKVGAIFF from the coding sequence ATGAAACCTGAGCACCTAAAGCTGCTGGCTGATAAAGACTGGCGACTGAATAACCTCTACTGGATTACCGATAAAGAAGGCAAGCCTACACGCTTCAGGATGACGCCTGAGCAACGCGAGTACTTCGAAGGCATCCATACAAGAAACATCATCCTGAAAGCGCGTCAGCTCGGTTTTACGACTGAGGTGTGTATTATCCAGCTGGATGCGGCTCTGTTCGAGTCGGCTAAATGCGCCCTGATCGCCCACACTCTAAATGATGCAAAGCGCCTGTTTCGCGAAAAGGTGAAATTTGCATATGACCGACTTCCTGAAGAGATTAAAGCGGCTAACCCTGCGAGTAATGACTCTGCCGGGGAGTTGGTATTTAAGAAGGGCGGCTCACTCTATGTAAGCACTTCGTTTCGTGGCGGTACGCTGCGTTACCTGCACGTTTCAGAGTTCGGCAAGATATGCGCAAAGTATCCAGATAAAGCCCGTGAGATTGTCACTGGTGCTTTTGAGGCTGTATCAACCGGATGCTTTGCCACTATCGAAAGCACAGCAGAGGGGCGAGCGGGTTACTTCTTCGATTACTGCCAGACTGCTGAAAAGGCCGCATTGCAGGGCAAGAAGCTTTCCCCGCTGGACTGGAAGTTCTTCTTCTTCTCCTGGTGGAAGAATCCGCAGTACGCAATCGACCCGGTAGAGGCGTTACCGCCGCGCCTGGTTGATTACTTCGATGAGATGGAAGCCAAGCACGGCGTAATCCTCAACGAGCGCCAGAAAGCCTGGTACTTCGCCAAAGAGAAGACACTGGGCGACGACATGAAGCGGGAATATCCAACGATACCCGCTGAAGCATTCCAGCAGTCTGTTGAAGGCGCATACTACGCCAAACAGTTCCGCTGGCTCTATACCAACAAACGCATTGGCACCTTGCCTGATAACTCACACCTACCGGTTCACACGTTCTGGGATATCGGCGTGGGTGACTCTACGGCTATCTGGTTCGTGCGTGAGGTTGGTGAAGAATTCCACGTCATCGACTACTACGAAAACTCCGGTGAAGGCCTGCGTCACTACATGAAGGTGCTGAAAGATCGTGGTTATGAATACGGTGAGCACTGGGGGCCGCACGATATCGAGAACCGTGAGTTCGGCTCTGATGCCAAATCCCGCAAAGAGTTGGCGCGTGAAGGGTACGAAATCGACGGGAAGACTTACTCCATGACATTCAAGGTTGTGCCGAAAACTGGCGTCGATACCGGGATAGAGTCTGTACGTGAGCTGTTACCGAAATGCGTTTTCGATGAAGAGAAGTGCGCAGAAGGCATCACCCATCTCGAAGGATACCGCAAGGAATGGGACGAAAAACGCGGGTGCTGGAATGACAAGCCTCTTCATGATGCAACATCACATGGCGCTGATGGATTCCGTTACTTTGCTGTTGCGAAGAACAACCATAAGAAAGTCGGCGCAATCTTCTTCTAA
- a CDS encoding DUF1073 domain-containing protein: MSDLTTGEQFLVNALADAVGRQRMLYAGMNGNTKRTKLWDEFGYPEQVDFDGYYRAYERNAVAHAAVHNLLDSCWVDSPTIIDGEEGRESTETTPWEKQVTKLLKKHWPKIKDADRRNLVGRYSALLIQFKDGGDWKDAVNVTTVKSLGEKAVVRLIPAWESQVVPGTYVTDMQSDRYGQPELYYFNEQPVGDDKTYGPTRSVQVHPDRIIIICEGSEDENMLSGVPFLRAGYNKLLDLEKISGGSAEGFLKNASRQLGIAFDKDTDMASLKKSAIDAGFKDLGDALNDKITRMNRGTDAALVMQAGAPSVLSVAAADPSPSWTVAANEFSASIQSPFTIQFGQQTGRLASDEDKTAWAKRCNGRRWGHQTALVTVVIERFWLFGVIPPPASGEVTLAWSDLLAPSEKEKIANMQAMATVAKDTQQAYGTPAVDENEVRAVGELEPRETPATPNPNKKLTDEDPLNDDSSANPNRDANRTA, encoded by the coding sequence GTGAGTGATTTAACAACCGGGGAGCAGTTCCTCGTTAACGCCCTTGCTGATGCTGTGGGCCGCCAGCGCATGCTGTATGCAGGCATGAATGGCAACACTAAACGCACGAAGCTATGGGACGAGTTTGGTTATCCCGAGCAGGTCGATTTTGATGGCTACTACCGGGCCTATGAGCGCAATGCCGTGGCCCACGCAGCCGTGCATAACCTGCTGGATTCTTGCTGGGTTGACAGTCCGACAATTATTGATGGTGAAGAGGGAAGGGAGTCTACCGAAACCACGCCATGGGAGAAGCAGGTAACCAAGCTGCTTAAGAAGCACTGGCCGAAAATTAAAGACGCAGACCGCAGGAACCTGGTGGGACGGTACTCAGCGCTGCTGATTCAGTTCAAGGATGGTGGCGACTGGAAAGATGCAGTGAATGTCACGACGGTAAAATCTCTGGGCGAGAAGGCGGTTGTTCGTCTTATCCCGGCATGGGAATCACAGGTCGTGCCAGGAACCTATGTTACTGACATGCAGAGTGACCGATACGGGCAGCCAGAGCTCTATTACTTCAATGAGCAGCCTGTCGGAGATGATAAAACATACGGCCCAACTCGTAGTGTTCAGGTGCATCCAGATCGCATCATCATCATCTGCGAAGGCTCTGAAGACGAGAACATGCTTTCCGGCGTTCCTTTCCTGCGTGCCGGATATAACAAACTGCTCGACCTTGAGAAGATTTCTGGCGGTAGTGCGGAAGGATTTCTGAAGAATGCAAGCCGTCAGTTAGGTATTGCCTTCGATAAAGACACTGACATGGCTTCGCTGAAGAAGTCCGCAATAGATGCAGGATTTAAAGACCTCGGGGATGCGCTAAACGATAAAATTACCCGCATGAATCGCGGGACAGATGCAGCACTCGTAATGCAGGCTGGAGCACCATCGGTCTTGTCAGTGGCCGCAGCTGACCCTTCGCCATCATGGACGGTGGCCGCTAACGAGTTTTCCGCCTCAATTCAAAGCCCGTTCACCATTCAGTTTGGGCAGCAGACGGGCCGACTTGCATCTGATGAAGATAAAACAGCCTGGGCCAAGCGGTGTAACGGTCGCCGATGGGGGCATCAGACAGCACTGGTTACGGTAGTGATTGAGCGCTTCTGGTTGTTTGGCGTAATTCCGCCTCCGGCCTCGGGTGAAGTAACGCTGGCATGGTCAGACTTACTTGCGCCCAGTGAGAAAGAGAAAATCGCTAATATGCAGGCTATGGCAACTGTGGCGAAAGATACTCAGCAAGCCTACGGCACACCGGCGGTGGATGAAAACGAAGTCCGTGCAGTGGGTGAGCTTGAGCCACGAGAAACGCCAGCTACACCCAACCCAAACAAGAAGCTTACCGACGAGGATCCGCTGAATGATGACAGCAGCGCTAACCCGAATCGGGACGCCAATCGTACCGCGTAA
- a CDS encoding DUF2213 domain-containing protein — MLSVINSASNITTETINGAEHIVVKNVVPVRDGIVLNGGLYPAEENTKGYKSLEDKPMPYGHPKVDGRHVSASNVRAVNEYHIGAYTRNVRKENGQVLTDAVINRRFAEGSEKGRKVLRRLDDMKAGKSVEPISISTGLLLNRIEAKGESNGKRYTWIATNQVYDHVAILLDEPPAGTPEEGIGMFVNAEGDEVQVETVNLSDCDTPDPQDPALKQMFNNFMAFFSANNKPVKEEANPMKELITNALKAKGKEVEGKTDAELMDAYNQMVAEEAKAKTDAEEKAKKEKEEADKAAKQPATNAEEMPAWAKLLTEQVSALNSQFTANSDKEKGEKRAAVKAKFGMTDIAVNALDGEPLNELFAQCQTSTGLNGAFRQAVTNQSFSEMPE, encoded by the coding sequence GTGCTGTCGGTCATCAACTCCGCATCAAACATCACCACTGAAACCATTAATGGCGCAGAGCACATCGTCGTGAAAAACGTTGTGCCTGTCCGTGACGGCATCGTGCTGAACGGCGGATTGTACCCGGCAGAAGAAAACACGAAGGGCTACAAGAGCCTTGAAGATAAACCTATGCCTTACGGCCATCCGAAGGTAGACGGTCGCCACGTCAGTGCCAGCAACGTGAGGGCGGTGAATGAATACCACATTGGCGCATATACGCGAAACGTCAGAAAAGAAAATGGTCAGGTACTGACTGATGCAGTCATTAATCGTCGATTTGCTGAAGGCTCTGAGAAAGGCCGGAAAGTTCTGCGGCGCCTTGATGACATGAAAGCAGGGAAGTCGGTCGAGCCTATCAGCATCTCTACGGGGCTGCTGCTCAACCGCATTGAGGCAAAGGGTGAATCAAACGGCAAGCGATACACCTGGATCGCCACAAATCAGGTTTATGACCATGTAGCCATTCTTCTTGATGAGCCGCCAGCCGGAACTCCAGAAGAGGGGATAGGCATGTTCGTTAATGCTGAGGGCGACGAAGTCCAGGTGGAAACCGTAAATCTCTCAGATTGCGATACGCCAGACCCGCAAGACCCCGCTTTAAAGCAGATGTTCAACAACTTCATGGCGTTTTTCAGCGCCAATAACAAGCCCGTCAAAGAGGAAGCAAACCCGATGAAAGAACTCATCACTAACGCGCTGAAAGCGAAAGGCAAAGAGGTTGAAGGCAAAACCGATGCCGAGCTGATGGATGCGTATAACCAGATGGTCGCTGAAGAAGCAAAGGCGAAAACCGACGCTGAAGAAAAGGCGAAGAAAGAGAAAGAGGAAGCTGATAAAGCAGCGAAGCAGCCAGCCACCAACGCAGAAGAAATGCCAGCCTGGGCGAAGCTGCTTACAGAGCAGGTATCTGCGCTTAACAGCCAGTTCACCGCTAACTCTGACAAAGAGAAGGGCGAAAAGCGTGCTGCTGTGAAGGCTAAATTCGGCATGACCGATATCGCTGTGAACGCGCTGGACGGTGAGCCGCTGAATGAGCTGTTTGCTCAATGCCAGACATCCACTGGCCTGAACGGTGCATTCCGTCAGGCTGTTACAAATCAATCATTCAGCGAAATGCCGGAGTAA
- a CDS encoding major capsid protein, with translation MFVFSAKKATETRNLEANTAQFQELQFARNSSAQAVADFIARTRVRGEAANAPALDAVNAVDDIRRLYKTYDQTVMAEFEPNTEFTLLNDLMPLSRSVRLEESVYEYARTGGRGWAHTSMSGQIGAALDAKSYTFDGTMVPIHDSGFKFNWRDPVFNKGNALSSLADAQAGSVDDVRRQYVDYIWEGFRDAAGNYIKFDDKTWKGLRHDERVAQVTLTVNFATSTDVKAMRAGAIALRDVMKLQNLQYGQQTWYVSAEIMSNWEQYFDVNSLRTVLEEIAKLAGISAIKEDAELSGNEIVIIPLAAGVIAPIVGQAFGTVADPRQFYNSDYVWRTWGAAGLMVKQDINGHYSVIHASS, from the coding sequence ATGTTTGTATTTTCCGCTAAGAAGGCCACCGAGACCCGGAACCTTGAGGCTAACACAGCTCAGTTCCAGGAACTCCAGTTCGCCCGTAATTCCAGTGCTCAGGCAGTGGCTGATTTCATCGCCCGTACTCGCGTTCGCGGGGAGGCTGCCAATGCTCCTGCCTTGGATGCAGTAAACGCTGTCGATGATATTCGTCGCCTGTATAAGACATATGATCAGACCGTGATGGCAGAGTTTGAGCCTAACACAGAGTTCACGCTGCTGAATGACCTGATGCCTCTGTCTCGCTCCGTACGCCTGGAAGAGTCTGTGTATGAGTACGCCCGCACTGGCGGTCGTGGCTGGGCTCACACTTCCATGTCAGGCCAGATCGGCGCGGCTCTGGATGCCAAGAGCTACACCTTTGACGGAACCATGGTTCCTATCCATGACTCCGGATTCAAGTTCAACTGGCGCGATCCGGTATTCAACAAAGGCAATGCGCTGTCATCACTGGCTGATGCTCAGGCCGGTTCTGTCGATGATGTTCGCCGTCAGTACGTTGATTACATCTGGGAAGGTTTCCGTGATGCAGCGGGCAACTACATCAAGTTTGACGATAAGACCTGGAAAGGCCTGCGTCATGACGAGCGTGTTGCCCAAGTTACACTGACCGTTAACTTCGCTACCAGTACAGACGTTAAGGCTATGCGTGCAGGCGCGATTGCTCTGCGTGATGTGATGAAGTTGCAAAACCTCCAGTACGGACAACAGACCTGGTATGTGTCAGCAGAAATCATGTCGAACTGGGAACAATATTTCGATGTGAACTCCCTGCGCACAGTGCTGGAAGAAATCGCCAAATTGGCTGGAATTTCAGCTATCAAAGAGGATGCAGAGCTTTCAGGTAATGAAATCGTGATCATCCCGCTGGCTGCTGGAGTTATCGCTCCAATCGTAGGTCAGGCGTTCGGCACCGTTGCCGACCCTCGTCAGTTCTATAACTCTGACTACGTGTGGCGCACCTGGGGGGCTGCTGGCCTGATGGTCAAGCAGGACATCAACGGTCACTACTCTGTTATTCACGCTTCGAGCTAA
- a CDS encoding DUF7370 family protein — MAVQITAAQVKQQLSALGYAVPDFMIDAYLCKLGSISMCLEAAGYDDCDLTLIQVYAVTLMAITAYSQRIKSQSAPSGASRSFDYSGDVKTMRNTLAALDTSGCTSSLPIDVGSSVGFFDVVGGC, encoded by the coding sequence ATGGCAGTGCAGATAACAGCAGCGCAGGTTAAACAGCAGTTATCTGCGCTGGGTTACGCCGTACCGGATTTCATGATTGATGCCTACCTGTGCAAGCTGGGCAGCATAAGCATGTGCCTGGAGGCGGCTGGCTACGATGATTGCGATCTGACGCTGATTCAGGTGTACGCCGTGACGCTAATGGCTATCACAGCATACAGCCAGCGCATTAAGTCACAGTCAGCGCCTTCAGGGGCGTCCCGGTCATTCGATTACAGCGGCGATGTAAAGACTATGCGCAATACGCTCGCGGCGCTCGATACGTCAGGCTGTACGTCATCTTTGCCGATTGATGTAGGGAGCAGCGTTGGGTTCTTTGACGTTGTTGGGGGCTGCTGA
- a CDS encoding HK97 gp10 family phage protein — protein MGVKVKGIRQAQQNLNRLVGDIQGRKAVRALQSALIIGSSQAALYTPIDTSTLINSQYRELDVNGTRLTGRVGYSANYAVYVHDPSMPQNFRRSTAQKEFLTKGFEDTRELIDRTIKKEMSL, from the coding sequence ATGGGAGTGAAAGTTAAAGGCATCCGCCAGGCACAGCAGAACCTAAATCGCCTGGTCGGCGATATTCAGGGACGAAAAGCGGTGCGAGCTTTGCAGAGTGCGCTGATTATCGGTTCATCTCAGGCAGCGCTTTACACGCCTATCGATACCTCAACGCTAATCAACAGCCAGTATCGCGAACTGGACGTCAATGGGACTCGGCTCACCGGGCGCGTGGGCTACTCGGCTAACTATGCGGTTTATGTTCATGACCCGAGCATGCCGCAGAACTTCCGGCGCTCAACTGCGCAGAAAGAGTTCCTTACGAAAGGCTTCGAAGATACACGCGAGCTTATCGACCGAACCATTAAAAAGGAGATGTCTCTGTGA
- a CDS encoding phage tail termination protein codes for MTPPMHKRVLNYFNDAALTTGYLAQLLVWNDTGNLTDNFMVFRPNGGGAVRNQLGGEYYVMVDVIGAKGANGAVDERVQAIIDFVQQNPMVDACVGYLENLGGIPAPVQTTEGRLVYRLQFVATFGS; via the coding sequence GTGACCCCTCCAATGCACAAGCGTGTGCTCAATTATTTCAATGATGCCGCTCTAACCACTGGCTATCTCGCTCAACTTCTTGTGTGGAATGACACAGGAAATCTCACTGATAACTTCATGGTATTCCGTCCAAATGGCGGTGGCGCTGTCCGCAACCAGCTTGGCGGTGAATATTACGTAATGGTTGATGTCATTGGTGCTAAAGGTGCCAATGGCGCAGTTGACGAGCGTGTACAGGCTATCATCGATTTCGTTCAGCAAAACCCAATGGTCGACGCCTGTGTTGGCTATCTGGAAAATCTCGGCGGCATTCCTGCCCCCGTTCAAACAACCGAAGGCCGCTTGGTCTATCGGCTTCAGTTTGTTGCCACATTCGGCAGCTAA
- a CDS encoding Ig-like domain-containing protein — protein MADCQNSNERLFGGAVVLEVADGCSDTLPQESEWKALAAGTSKGWDFSPNTVTSDADDGGGFVESIITNSDFTISFEGEVRKKGKLDQYGVGRFIKYFAAELKARRQPGIWVRMEYGEVTFRGYMVVTALSSDGGTNDIVTFSTEFKVGDATTIEVLDSDDTVPATGVTVTPATTSLAVGATRQLTGTVLPADATDKSGTWTTSDATKATVSSTGLVTGVAAGTATITFTSTDGAFTGSTAATITA, from the coding sequence ATGGCTGATTGCCAGAACAGCAACGAACGTTTGTTCGGTGGTGCCGTTGTGCTTGAAGTTGCCGATGGCTGTAGCGACACGCTGCCGCAGGAATCGGAATGGAAAGCGCTGGCTGCCGGAACGAGCAAAGGGTGGGACTTCTCACCTAACACAGTAACTTCAGATGCGGATGACGGTGGCGGCTTTGTTGAGAGCATCATCACCAACTCAGATTTCACCATCAGCTTTGAAGGTGAAGTGCGCAAGAAAGGTAAGCTGGATCAGTACGGAGTAGGTCGCTTCATCAAGTATTTCGCCGCAGAGCTGAAGGCCCGCCGACAGCCAGGTATATGGGTGCGCATGGAATACGGTGAGGTCACTTTCCGTGGTTACATGGTGGTTACGGCGCTGAGTTCCGATGGTGGCACAAACGATATTGTAACCTTCTCCACTGAGTTCAAAGTGGGCGATGCCACAACCATCGAGGTTCTGGATAGTGATGACACTGTGCCCGCCACAGGTGTCACCGTCACTCCTGCCACTACGTCTCTGGCCGTAGGTGCAACGCGCCAACTGACCGGAACTGTACTGCCGGCTGACGCAACAGATAAATCCGGCACCTGGACAACCTCTGACGCGACAAAAGCAACGGTCAGCTCTACCGGGCTGGTTACTGGTGTTGCAGCAGGAACCGCGACAATCACCTTCACCTCAACTGACGGTGCGTTTACTGGCTCTACTGCGGCGACCATCACCGCTTAA
- a CDS encoding DUF6246 family protein, with translation MTPYKEIGECLITAGENEYFFRPSFSAMSRIGEPQEIVQAFYDLHNDEVTPLLQRGLDAYGTIPAWLLAHVNRREIGKPAIIAAMSVLTACCERDLSRLIGEIIPGKSGKWTFVWRKGAMPAVEMVLIAQSLITHGIIGKAKVRQLQRHESNQATTEFNAFEYISAARNHFGISRDEAEQLSMTEFSLLLAAKYPDKKGFTRDEYEAVADDYLAKKARRLAKSG, from the coding sequence ATGACACCTTACAAAGAGATTGGAGAGTGCCTGATTACCGCTGGAGAGAATGAATACTTCTTCCGGCCATCATTCTCAGCAATGAGCCGAATCGGGGAGCCACAGGAGATAGTGCAGGCATTCTATGACCTGCATAACGATGAGGTGACACCGCTGCTTCAGCGTGGCCTGGATGCATACGGAACTATACCTGCATGGCTGCTGGCCCATGTGAACCGCAGGGAGATTGGGAAGCCTGCAATCATAGCAGCAATGAGCGTTCTCACAGCCTGTTGCGAGCGTGACCTGTCACGGCTTATAGGTGAGATTATCCCCGGCAAATCTGGCAAGTGGACATTCGTCTGGCGCAAAGGCGCGATGCCTGCTGTTGAGATGGTGCTCATTGCTCAGTCGCTTATCACCCACGGCATCATCGGCAAAGCGAAGGTGCGCCAGCTTCAGCGCCACGAAAGCAATCAGGCCACTACAGAGTTCAATGCTTTCGAGTACATCAGCGCTGCGCGTAACCACTTCGGCATAAGTCGGGATGAAGCGGAGCAGTTGAGCATGACGGAATTTTCCCTGCTTCTTGCAGCAAAGTATCCCGACAAGAAAGGCTTCACGCGTGATGAGTACGAAGCAGTTGCCGATGACTACCTGGCTAAAAAGGCGAGACGCCTTGCGAAGTCTGGATAA
- a CDS encoding DUF6516 family protein — protein sequence MERDNGLDYLLSLHGSTVYRDDGYWWKVDVWEVKPTSFIPHGVRYSLTLHDKYNTRVFGIDNAHGIKLPKKGCYSGRLVYDHIHRTPHDKGYPYEFVSAAQLIEDFFTKSDEVIAQRESRG from the coding sequence ATGGAAAGAGATAACGGTTTAGACTATTTGCTTTCACTGCATGGATCTACTGTGTACCGGGATGATGGCTATTGGTGGAAAGTTGATGTGTGGGAGGTAAAACCAACATCTTTCATACCCCATGGTGTACGTTACAGTTTAACGTTGCATGATAAGTACAACACTCGCGTCTTTGGCATAGACAATGCTCATGGGATAAAGTTACCTAAAAAGGGCTGTTATTCTGGCAGGTTGGTCTATGACCACATACACCGTACCCCTCATGATAAAGGGTATCCATACGAGTTTGTGTCAGCAGCGCAGCTTATAGAAGACTTTTTCACAAAGTCAGACGAAGTCATAGCTCAACGAGAAAGCCGAGGTTAA
- a CDS encoding HVO_A0114 family putative DNA-binding protein: protein MKALIGVMPEEHIRQRMLAIVKGEYKPEPGEPKVWFTSVNALAQVLSNENIELLRLMEEQKPETITELAEMCGRKKSNLSVTLKTLSSRGFVRLEKLGRGVKPVALFTDFDIQVKQEFTVKFEPKAA from the coding sequence ATGAAAGCTCTTATTGGTGTGATGCCTGAAGAGCACATCCGTCAAAGGATGCTTGCTATCGTAAAAGGCGAGTACAAACCTGAGCCGGGAGAGCCAAAAGTCTGGTTTACATCTGTAAATGCATTGGCTCAAGTCCTGAGTAATGAGAACATTGAACTTCTGCGTCTAATGGAAGAACAAAAGCCGGAAACGATTACCGAGCTGGCTGAGATGTGTGGACGCAAGAAAAGTAATCTCTCTGTAACTTTAAAAACTCTTAGTTCGCGGGGATTTGTTCGCCTTGAGAAGTTAGGTCGTGGCGTAAAGCCTGTAGCTCTGTTCACTGATTTTGATATTCAGGTAAAGCAAGAGTTTACTGTGAAGTTTGAACCAAAGGCCGCTTAG